In Labeo rohita strain BAU-BD-2019 unplaced genomic scaffold, IGBB_LRoh.1.0 scaffold_1163, whole genome shotgun sequence, a genomic segment contains:
- the LOC127157690 gene encoding NACHT, LRR and PYD domains-containing protein 12-like, with product MKQDEAADTLEDELFFIHQLKCSLKKKYQCVFEGIAKQGDSTLLNNIYTDLYITQGCSEQVNTEHEVRQIEVASRRHESQEIQVECKNLFEAPEQDKQIRTVLTKGVAGIGKSVSVQKFVLDWAEGKENQDISFIFPLPFREMNLKEQEKLSLMDLITQFFPETKGLNLTRRNQKILFILDGLDEFRLPLKFCGK from the exons ATGAAGCAAGATGAAGCTGCTGATACTTTAGAAG ATGAGCTGTTCTTCATTCATCAGCTAAAGTGTAGTCTAAAGAAGAAGTATCAATGTGTGTTTGAAGGAATTGCAAAGCAAGGTGACTCTACACTTCTGAATAACATCTACACAGATCTCTATATCACTCAGGGTTGTAGTGAACAGGTCAATACTGAACATGAGGTAAGACAGATTGAAGTTGCTTCCAGGCGTCATGAATCACAAGAAATACAGGTTGAATGCAAAAATTTGTTTGAAGCACCTGAACAAGACAAGCAGATCAGAACTGTACTGACAAAAGGAGTTGCTGGCATCGGAAAATCAGTCTCTGTACAGAAGTTTGTTCTGGATTGggctgaaggaaaagaaaatcaagatATCAGCTTCATATTTCCTCTTCCATTCAGAGAGATGAACTTAAAGGAGCAAGAAAAACTAAGTTTGATGGACCTTATAACTCAGTTTTTCCCTGAGACTAAAGGACTGAACCTTACAAGAAGGAACCAAAAAATTCTGTTCATtcttgatggtttggatgaATTTCGTCTTCCTTTAAaattttgtggaaaatga